Within the Salvia hispanica cultivar TCC Black 2014 chromosome 4, UniMelb_Shisp_WGS_1.0, whole genome shotgun sequence genome, the region caataaGTGTAATTGGTTAATACATTCCTTAAACATACAACAGGGCGTCATGAGAAAAATCTGCGCCTAcctttataattttcaaaacaaaaattctaACTTCAACTATACAATTCCTTAAAGATTATACGGGATAGCATCTGAAATTAGTCCAAATGGAAATTATGTCAATTTTACAGCACCAGGAGTATGTCTATAATACTAAAGCTAACTATTGATAGCATTAATCTCACACATGTCCCATACTCGGAATAATTATAAGAACAAAATACAACTTCAAGTCTTTAACCACAACAGAAATTTCAATACAACTAACTTAAATTCAAAGCATAAGAAATTTAtccatgtgtgatctaggaCCAGGGTTGCCTAATGTTCCATTTTCTGGTACAAGCACCAAGCAAGGTAAACAAATAGAACAACATTTCCGATAGATAGAATTATGACATCCTTACTCTGATCGATGCATTTCTTCAAGAAGTCTAAGTCCTTCTATGCAATATGCAAGAGTTGGTTTTACTCCAATCTGTAGCTTCAGTTGTTTTCCAGTCATCTGGGCAGACCCCGCTTTCGCAAGCTGCTTGCTATCACGAACTACCTTCTCAAGGGAAGAAACAATCCCACCGAATTCTTTCCTGAAAACAGATTTACTCTTAAAGGCAAATATTCcaatattccaatttcaaaaCTTCCTCAGTCCACTTGACAAGGAAAAATGCAATGCTAATAAAGAATTACAACAAGCAATGCATGAACCTATGTATAAGTTATTATAATCGATACACATTATAGTACATGTTTGCAAAGCATTGTTTCTTATCAAgtggtttcaattttaaaccAACAGGCaataacaaatataaatatatactactcctataataattcaaaatttatattttaaaagaaaagttacACGAAACACAAACATACAAAAACAGcttgcaaataaaataaaacagaaagcaGCGACAAAAAAATAGACACACTACATAGCGgtgttgatgttgatgatgataGTTTGAAGGGAATCCATCTGCTTTGCCAACACAACACCTTCAATGCCCTCAACACATCCCAAAAAACCATAGTTTTGTGAATTTTGCATCGcctaaaatatcaattaaatcaataaacatTTCCAGAAACAGAACAATTAAACACACGAAATTATAGAGAGTGACACCTGCAGCCTCTGGATTATGGAAGATGCGTTACAGAATTGGGAAATAAGCCGAGACTGGAGCTCTTCCCATCGGTCAATTTCGCCCTTAGTTTTCCGGAATTGTCTCTGATATTTTTTCACTATTGACTCCATTTTTCACAAAGACTGCAGCATTCGTCATCTTTTAAGTCACAACACAAAATTCCAATAGAAGTAATCCTCCATGGCTCCACAAATATACATAATGCAGCTTGGTTCGAATTGCATATACACAGAATTCAGTTTGTAGGTTTCTCTAAAAGGGgcttataaataaatgaaaaaaattgcattttacaCGATGTCATAAACAGATtaccaaataaaattgaaaagcaAACTGAAAGTGGAgaataaaagaatttttacTTGAAAATTTCGCCGGCGCTAAAGGAGAAGGGGGCGACGCTGTGGAGGAGTCGGCGGCTCTACGCGAGTGCGAAAATTGTGAGAGAGGGATACAGACAgaactaattttgaaaatttgttgGACCGattaactttaattaaattaggtttaatttatgattatagtcaatcatttaattttttggtattgaAGGTTATCGATTAGAATTGATAATCGAGACTGCATATATACTAACCGTAATCAAGTTGAGCCCATCAACGAATTAGGCTAAGGCATTAGCAGAAGTGCCGATCGATTAACATTTAAGTACCtcatatatgtgtgtatttgCTATAGTATTGTTTTTGACTGGTGGTTAAATCAGTTTGATCTATTGAACCACAATTGATGATTTGAAAACTATACAGATTTTAATGCGTAATTATTAAAGTAatatagaatgaaaaaaagataaaaaatgattgaaataatACTCTTTTCATCTCAGTTAAGATGACATATTGCTTAGCCGATACggaattttaggagttattggttaaaatgtttaactcgagagagagaaggtgggtgtaaatattaaagtagagagataaggaaagatggatatttaaataagagtgagaaaaagtggttgagtgtattaattggagagagaaagttaaaaaaagaaaatgtgtcatcttaattgggacaaactaaaaaagaaaacgtgtcattttaagcgggacggagggaatatactaatagtaatagtagATAGTGGGgctcataaattataaagcaaaagaaaaagagaaaaaagatatttataaataaatatgaattatttttatggggtagatgaaaaagaaaatcagaCATATTTTGAGTGAAGTACTAGTTATTTAGGAtgttaattttgatattcaagttttgaatAAGCCAATCGAAGATTTATAGAAAATCATTTCAGAGTTTAGAGACCTAAAAGATGTAAAATGCATTTTTCAGTGATTAAATTTGAAGTCCActgtatttataaaaaaaacgttGATTCTTATTGTAGATAGAAATGCAGAATGCTTCAatcaattataatatgatgatttaaattatttggaaCTTCgagaggaaaaagaaaatattactacaaaattgaataaattagaatgaCATGAACATCCGATTTTATATAGACCAAAGCCGTGAAAATACAATGAGTTTTAAATTAGACAACATCGGGGCATCTACAGTGGAacgccctaagcgacgccctatgcaccgccacgtcagcattttatcctcatCTCGttccacctgcagtggggcggactatagcccgccctaagcgaTGCCCTAAGCATActacttctattttgtatttatataatttatgcaaatttatcaagcaaaataaaaaaataaaaacaacacaattaaggaaaatcctacatttacttaattaaaaaaaaagttacaaactaagaaataaaaaaaaagttacaaactaagaaattaaaaaaaaaaacgccccATCGGCTCGTCTAGAGTAGTCCCAACCTCCGGCTAAGGCCATCGATCATCCGTTGGATGCCTTCTCTTTGAGCGGGTTGGTCGCCTGCATCAGAGCATTGTGCGCGTCCAACAACGTCCTGTAGTCGGAGGAGGCCACCAAATCCGTATAGGCATGCGACGCAGCCGAAGTCTCCCTCGGGTCGGGCTCGGGGGCTGGTCAGACGGCGTGGCGGCGGATGTGGTCGCCTTGCCCTTGGCAGCCTTGATGCCAGGGGGACGCCGGGAGGACACAGGTGTGCCGGAACTCTCATCGTCGAACACCGGATTGTTGAGGTCCATTGGAGACACGCCGCTCTCGCTACTTGTATAATCAGCGAAGGTGCGCTTCGACGCCCTCTTCCTCGTTGCCGTCGATGGGGGAATCACACCACCAACGAACTTCTGTTTGTCCCTCAAGAGCGCCTAGGACTGGTAGTGCTTGAAATCGTCGTACAATGACATGTACGATTGCATCGCTTTGTCCCGAACATCCGTGAAACTCTCGCTACTGCCCTGCTCTCTCTCGCACTTCTCGTACTCACCTGCCCCCTGTGGCGCTTGTAGGCGTACGCCGGCTTGGCCGCGTTGTATTTCTCGGCGATGCGCTCCCAATACGCAGTCACGTTCTGATTGTTGGCGAACACCGGATCCTCCGAAacatcaatccaacatctTGTCAAGACGATGGATTCGGGGTCGGAGTAGTTCGTCCTTCCCGGGGCGAACTCTTCACACACCTCCGTTGAAGGCAACTTCTGGGCTCGTGCCTTGGTCCGCTTCTTCTTGGTGGCGAAGCCAgacgcggcggcggcggcggaggggcgGTGGGGAGAAGGCACCATGTCGGACAG harbors:
- the LOC125217817 gene encoding uncharacterized protein At5g43822-like → MESIVKKYQRQFRKTKGEIDRWEELQSRLISQFCNASSIIQRLQAMQNSQNYGFLGCVEGIEGVVLAKQMDSLQTIIININTAMKEFGGIVSSLEKVVRDSKQLAKAGSAQMTGKQLKLQIGVKPTLAYCIEGLRLLEEMHRSEYLLKLSIVSALPALALKPSASADLGALQQLLVDQPNLPQEEVQHIYDIIFAEEIS